A window of the Bacteriovorax sp. PP10 genome harbors these coding sequences:
- a CDS encoding site-specific recombinase yields MLFNRIIAIFKNYKQYEVDENKKTSLDIILAAVTPEAPLEARIEWIQKLIRWIRATDLFETESEKIPATKIKYLFMVMDRSPETRNKVQALLTNTLQELTSTEFFCEVGLPSQIGLIGELVDKITSKILPKKPIGHQLSELMITLFPDESDVHWLKSLDEATLNKFTELFGDQDDYPHLKSDMEDSLIYLISQIVAIGLGPGIRKRIPHKKMKSLPFFYLSGKLNLYLKTKNDPAQTELANKLMEELIELLHETEAAIAEVYVHLDRFGVSTHLVFQLERMKLFLKRTFALLEIVNSGHLTKTKISYFVAELVEQNLTQRHAMGIFSNNATLLAQKIVENNSQTGEHYIAKDKTEYWHMVSSAMGGGILTAFTVFIKNFLGTLSLNQFFYGAFSTLNYAGSFLLIQFGGYTLATKQPAATASALARKLEISENREGIEALTDEIVLLTRTQIAAVFGNLVAVIPAVLVVNVIYFYLNGHWTFTEEAAHYTIHSTDILGPSVIYAVFTGFLLWLSSVIAGWADNWYSFNQISYLITNNKKIKTVISEDGAKKLAHFLDHGITGIAGNISLGFFLGFVPVILKFVGIPLEARHVTLSTGALAAAIPTLGFEALSSPEFIRAAIGILVIGFLNLSVSFLLALTVAFKAKKISSRRKALIYRSVLTRFYQKPFSFFIPKSST; encoded by the coding sequence ATGTTATTTAATAGAATTATCGCCATTTTCAAAAATTATAAACAGTATGAAGTCGACGAAAATAAAAAAACTTCGCTCGACATCATACTGGCCGCAGTCACTCCAGAAGCTCCTCTAGAAGCTCGCATCGAATGGATTCAGAAATTAATCCGATGGATCAGGGCCACAGATCTCTTCGAAACCGAATCAGAAAAAATTCCAGCAACAAAAATTAAATATCTTTTTATGGTTATGGATCGCAGTCCAGAGACTAGAAATAAAGTTCAAGCGCTTTTAACCAACACCCTTCAAGAGCTCACTTCGACTGAATTCTTTTGTGAGGTTGGACTTCCTTCTCAGATCGGTCTGATTGGTGAGTTAGTTGATAAAATAACCAGCAAGATTCTTCCCAAAAAACCCATCGGCCATCAGTTAAGTGAATTGATGATTACATTATTTCCTGATGAATCTGACGTCCATTGGTTAAAATCTCTGGATGAAGCGACTTTAAATAAGTTCACAGAGCTCTTTGGTGATCAGGATGATTATCCCCACTTAAAGAGTGATATGGAAGACTCGCTGATTTATTTGATTTCTCAGATCGTAGCGATTGGACTTGGACCCGGAATTAGAAAGCGCATTCCTCATAAGAAAATGAAGTCACTTCCTTTTTTCTACTTATCAGGAAAACTAAACCTTTATTTAAAAACAAAAAATGATCCTGCTCAAACTGAACTTGCCAATAAGTTAATGGAAGAGCTAATTGAGCTGTTACATGAAACAGAGGCGGCCATCGCTGAAGTTTATGTTCACCTTGATCGTTTTGGAGTTAGCACACATTTAGTATTTCAACTAGAGAGAATGAAGCTGTTCTTAAAGAGAACTTTTGCTCTTTTAGAAATCGTTAATTCTGGTCATCTGACAAAAACAAAAATTTCTTATTTTGTTGCGGAACTTGTTGAGCAAAATCTTACTCAAAGACATGCGATGGGGATTTTCTCAAACAACGCGACTTTACTTGCTCAAAAGATTGTTGAAAACAATTCCCAGACAGGTGAACACTACATTGCCAAGGATAAAACAGAATACTGGCACATGGTAAGCTCAGCAATGGGTGGTGGTATCTTAACTGCCTTCACTGTATTCATAAAAAACTTTTTAGGGACATTATCACTAAATCAATTTTTCTACGGTGCTTTCTCGACGTTAAACTACGCGGGAAGTTTCCTTCTGATTCAGTTTGGTGGTTATACGCTGGCGACTAAACAGCCGGCCGCAACAGCTTCGGCACTCGCTAGAAAACTTGAAATCTCAGAAAATCGTGAAGGGATTGAAGCGCTGACAGATGAGATTGTACTTTTAACAAGAACACAAATTGCAGCAGTATTCGGTAACCTTGTTGCCGTCATTCCTGCCGTTCTTGTAGTGAACGTTATTTACTTCTATCTTAATGGTCATTGGACTTTTACAGAAGAAGCTGCACACTACACTATTCATTCAACAGATATTTTAGGACCTAGTGTTATTTATGCGGTCTTCACTGGATTTTTATTATGGCTTTCGAGTGTTATTGCTGGTTGGGCAGACAATTGGTATTCATTTAATCAAATAAGCTACCTGATCACTAATAACAAAAAAATCAAGACTGTTATTTCTGAAGATGGTGCAAAAAAACTTGCGCACTTTCTGGATCATGGGATTACAGGAATTGCAGGTAACATCTCACTAGGATTTTTCTTAGGATTTGTTCCCGTCATTTTAAAGTTTGTCGGTATCCCGCTTGAAGCTCGTCACGTTACACTTTCAACTGGTGCTCTGGCCGCTGCCATCCCTACTTTAGGGTTCGAAGCACTTAGTTCACCTGAATTTATCCGTGCTGCTATTGGAATTTTAGTGATTGGATTTTTAAATCTTTCGGTAAGTTTTTTATTAGCGCTTACAGTAGCTTTTAAAGCAAAGAAAATTTCTTCTCGCAGAAAAGCACTGATCTATCGATCAGTGCTTACTCGCTTCTATCAGAAACCGTTTTCGTTTTTCATACCGAAATCTTCCACATAG
- a CDS encoding SWIB/MDM2 domain-containing protein, producing MSEVGLNKPVKLKADLAAFCGATELPRTAITQKFWDYIKANNLQAKTENGKAEGAGKYIVADAKLLPIFKATKVTSKSSGKLTDFTGLQLGQTISMLQLASVVGANIEA from the coding sequence ATGTCAGAAGTAGGATTAAACAAGCCAGTTAAATTAAAAGCAGACCTAGCAGCATTCTGCGGAGCTACTGAGCTTCCAAGAACAGCTATTACACAAAAATTTTGGGATTACATTAAAGCAAATAACCTTCAAGCTAAAACTGAAAACGGTAAAGCTGAAGGCGCAGGGAAATACATTGTAGCTGACGCTAAACTTCTTCCGATTTTCAAAGCGACTAAAGTAACAAGTAAATCTTCTGGAAAATTGACAGACTTCACAGGTCTTCAACTTGGGCAAACTATCAGCATGCTTCAATTAGCATCTGTAGTTGGTGCGAACATCGAAGCATAA
- a CDS encoding tetratricopeptide repeat protein — translation MTSIRNSIQINRRIMIFIGIMLAIILVLLTKFYFSQRSENRALRLKIISMSENKRTPKSWSQLTTRTQTTTSTTPAVAATPAPVATPAAQTPQAPPAAANNEPLANVDTVDLAIKLDAQMKRPRNLDLNTIENNIAIADEIISREPDSYSAYKAKLISLLVKEGKFKQPIDEVEVEGLLENMAQFNISSDKLARRESALIGNTNSEVQTVELQLEELARSRETIESQLSSYDADSPELAQLNAQIQELDSREAQLLGNIDNLQDSLANNTAQLTNEDVVEIPFMRMMAKNDYDGVIDNAQSFIEQFPNSPNGYFYMVRALELQGQKDQARSVIQNAQLPQDVQASLLQRLDNEGSQNPQSYWQKLSF, via the coding sequence ATGACAAGCATTCGTAATTCAATTCAAATCAATAGAAGGATCATGATCTTCATTGGGATAATGCTCGCAATAATTCTTGTACTACTAACTAAGTTTTACTTTAGTCAGCGCTCAGAAAATCGTGCTCTAAGACTTAAAATCATCTCAATGAGTGAGAATAAAAGAACCCCGAAATCATGGTCTCAGCTAACAACCAGAACTCAAACAACAACTTCAACGACTCCTGCTGTTGCGGCCACACCAGCTCCAGTAGCTACTCCTGCAGCCCAAACACCACAGGCACCACCAGCTGCTGCTAATAATGAACCTCTCGCTAATGTTGATACTGTCGATCTGGCCATTAAACTCGACGCTCAAATGAAGCGACCAAGAAATCTCGATCTCAATACAATTGAAAACAATATAGCGATTGCAGATGAAATTATCTCACGTGAACCTGATAGCTACAGTGCTTACAAAGCAAAACTTATTTCACTATTGGTTAAAGAAGGAAAATTTAAGCAACCCATTGATGAAGTTGAAGTGGAAGGTCTATTGGAAAATATGGCCCAGTTTAATATCAGTAGCGATAAACTCGCTCGCCGTGAATCCGCTTTAATTGGAAACACTAATAGCGAAGTGCAAACAGTTGAACTGCAACTTGAAGAACTCGCTCGCAGCCGTGAAACAATTGAATCCCAATTAAGTTCTTATGATGCTGACTCACCAGAGCTTGCTCAATTGAATGCTCAAATCCAGGAGCTTGATAGTCGTGAAGCACAATTGTTAGGAAATATTGACAATCTTCAAGACTCTCTTGCAAATAACACTGCTCAATTAACGAATGAAGACGTAGTTGAAATTCCTTTCATGCGCATGATGGCCAAAAATGATTATGATGGTGTGATTGATAATGCTCAAAGTTTTATTGAGCAATTCCCAAATTCTCCAAACGGTTATTTCTACATGGTGAGAGCTCTAGAGCTACAAGGTCAAAAGGATCAAGCACGTTCAGTGATTCAAAATGCTCAACTGCCTCAGGATGTTCAGGCGAGCTTACTTCAAAGACTCGACAATGAAGGGTCACAAAACCCTCAAAGTTACTGGCAAAAATTAAGTTTTTAG
- a CDS encoding bleomycin resistance protein, with product MNVFELSPAIPQLASGDINETESFFNDFLGFDTISKMVEHSFLMVKRGPAEIHFWQSADRESAMNIATQSSCYIRVKNITALFEELKERGTTFRYELQKMPWGMYEMQIDDPFGNAIRFGEIIN from the coding sequence ATGAATGTTTTTGAATTATCCCCAGCTATCCCACAATTGGCCTCAGGTGATATCAATGAGACTGAATCCTTTTTTAATGATTTCTTAGGATTTGATACTATTTCTAAAATGGTTGAACACAGTTTTCTCATGGTAAAGCGCGGGCCAGCTGAAATTCATTTTTGGCAGTCTGCTGATAGGGAATCAGCAATGAATATAGCGACTCAAAGTAGCTGCTATATCAGAGTGAAGAATATTACAGCGCTGTTTGAAGAATTAAAAGAAAGAGGGACAACGTTTAGGTATGAATTACAAAAGATGCCATGGGGCATGTATGAAATGCAGATTGATGATCCTTTTGGGAACGCCATTAGATTTGGTGAAATTATAAATTAA
- a CDS encoding urea transporter, whose amino-acid sequence MALKLCSTGLVVEENSSYSFASLLDAILRGIGQVFLQNNSYAGLLFLIGIFYNSILFGFAVLVGTIVSTMTAISFGVNKDQIRAGLFGFNGALVGIALLYFLQPESLTWAYVIFASACSTVAMASAIRLFDVWKMPTLTSPFVLTTLCFLLACARFGRLHSTQILPTAGLPMVITVVDGVVNFSTVVEGLFKGIAQVFFQENAVTGGLFTLGLFISSRRAGVMAILGSLIGLMVAWGLGASEPAIRSGAFGFNSALTAIALGSTLLAFNTASVIYTMIAAVATVIASAALSAALQPLGMPALTLPFVVTVWLFFLGSSLFNKLRN is encoded by the coding sequence ATGGCATTAAAACTCTGTTCAACTGGTCTGGTTGTTGAAGAAAATTCTTCTTATAGCTTTGCAAGTTTACTAGACGCAATTTTAAGAGGTATCGGTCAGGTCTTCTTGCAAAATAACAGTTATGCAGGTTTACTTTTTTTAATCGGAATTTTTTACAATTCAATATTATTTGGATTTGCCGTCCTGGTAGGAACAATCGTCAGCACGATGACTGCTATTTCTTTTGGCGTTAATAAAGATCAAATTAGAGCAGGACTATTTGGATTTAACGGGGCCCTTGTTGGAATCGCACTTTTGTATTTTCTTCAACCTGAAAGCTTAACCTGGGCCTATGTTATTTTTGCTTCAGCATGTTCAACTGTTGCCATGGCCTCTGCTATTCGTTTGTTCGATGTCTGGAAAATGCCAACACTGACATCACCATTTGTTCTTACAACTTTATGTTTCCTACTGGCCTGCGCACGTTTTGGCAGACTTCATTCAACGCAAATACTACCGACGGCCGGATTGCCAATGGTCATCACAGTAGTAGATGGAGTGGTTAATTTTTCAACAGTAGTAGAAGGACTTTTTAAAGGTATAGCTCAAGTTTTTTTCCAAGAGAATGCAGTGACTGGTGGACTTTTTACTCTTGGACTCTTTATTAGTTCAAGACGTGCTGGTGTGATGGCCATATTAGGATCACTTATCGGATTAATGGTTGCATGGGGTCTTGGTGCTTCAGAGCCTGCGATTCGCTCAGGAGCTTTCGGTTTTAATTCAGCTCTTACCGCCATCGCTTTAGGAAGTACTTTGTTAGCGTTTAATACGGCCTCTGTTATTTATACTATGATCGCAGCAGTCGCGACAGTTATCGCATCTGCCGCACTATCAGCAGCACTACAACCTTTAGGAATGCCAGCACTGACATTACCTTTCGTCGTAACTGTCTGGTTATTTTTTCTGGGCAGCTCTTTATTCAATAAACTACGAAATTAA
- a CDS encoding threonine aldolase family protein: protein MNNEEIKNAFNQCTRFFNSHRSVNLKEEFLFLSANVSDDEMTEMYGSGKCIEDFENAVADILGKPKGVFMISGTMAQPIALRIWSDRKKNPNFGMHPSSHLELHEQKGYLYLHNLNGHLLGEFQRMLSLDDIKNCPTKLAAVIIELPQRESGGILPSFEELMGISKWCRAHDVILHLDGARLWECGPYYKKSYKEICSLFDSVYVSFYKGLGAMAGAVLAGPEDFIHEAKIWQRRQGGNLYTLAPYIISARASMEMRLGRMEAYYEKAKEVASILSSFDKIKIIPAVPQTNMMHIFFHGDLEKFEQASAKIAQEEKICIFRKLRPTDDTNIGKWELAVGDDLMNFSTEEIHRIFNKIINS, encoded by the coding sequence GTGAATAACGAAGAAATTAAAAACGCTTTCAATCAATGCACTAGATTTTTTAACTCACATCGTTCGGTAAATTTAAAAGAAGAGTTTCTCTTTTTATCTGCCAACGTTTCCGATGATGAAATGACTGAGATGTATGGAAGCGGCAAATGCATTGAAGACTTTGAAAATGCAGTTGCTGATATTTTAGGTAAACCTAAAGGTGTCTTCATGATCAGTGGAACAATGGCCCAGCCAATTGCTCTTCGTATCTGGAGTGATAGGAAGAAAAATCCAAACTTTGGTATGCATCCATCAAGTCATCTAGAGCTCCATGAGCAGAAGGGCTATCTTTATCTACATAATTTAAATGGCCATTTGTTGGGCGAATTTCAGCGCATGTTAAGTTTAGACGATATTAAAAATTGTCCAACTAAACTGGCCGCAGTAATTATTGAACTCCCTCAAAGAGAATCAGGTGGAATCCTGCCCTCGTTTGAAGAGCTAATGGGAATTTCAAAATGGTGTAGAGCTCATGATGTTATTTTGCATCTGGATGGAGCGCGACTTTGGGAGTGTGGACCTTATTATAAAAAGAGTTATAAAGAAATTTGCTCTCTCTTTGATTCAGTTTATGTCTCTTTCTATAAAGGACTTGGCGCCATGGCAGGGGCCGTCCTTGCAGGCCCTGAAGATTTTATTCACGAAGCAAAAATATGGCAGAGAAGACAAGGTGGAAATCTTTATACTCTTGCTCCTTATATTATTTCAGCACGTGCCTCAATGGAAATGAGACTTGGGAGAATGGAAGCTTATTATGAGAAAGCAAAAGAAGTTGCTTCAATACTTTCTTCGTTTGATAAAATTAAAATTATTCCTGCCGTTCCACAAACAAATATGATGCATATATTTTTTCATGGCGATCTCGAAAAGTTTGAACAGGCATCAGCAAAAATTGCTCAAGAAGAAAAGATATGTATTTTTAGAAAACTCAGACCGACAGATGATACAAACATTGGGAAGTGGGAGTTGGCAGTCGGAGATGACTTAATGAATTTCTCAACTGAAGAAATTCATAGAATCTTTAACAAGATTATCAATTCATAA
- a CDS encoding SdiA-regulated domain-containing protein, whose translation MKFALFIIFAALLAQTSLSFAFENIELKSEFKELSFIKNGKNPSDLSGVTWSPETRSYFLILNKLGLVYETDENFSLKRTITITGIGDSEEIVFLGMQESEGHNYPEVAISEESGLISILTITEKNFYDTAKDAHQFTINVDNENWGNKGIEGLAYDKVNKVFYAAKEIKPMAIFKFQRPVDSSIKKVKPTLLFSDIQLKKHISDISGLFFNQETKRLMILSHESYCLLDMQEDGKLVSKYNLSTYISKKLFSSLKSQFEGVSIGKDGDLVLTSEPYHYQQFDLSGSSLNY comes from the coding sequence ATGAAATTTGCATTATTTATAATTTTTGCAGCATTGTTGGCCCAAACATCTTTGAGTTTTGCGTTTGAAAATATTGAATTAAAGTCCGAGTTTAAAGAATTAAGTTTTATCAAAAATGGTAAGAATCCAAGCGACTTATCTGGTGTTACCTGGAGTCCAGAAACACGATCATATTTTCTCATTCTAAATAAGCTAGGGCTTGTTTATGAAACCGATGAAAATTTCTCACTAAAGCGAACTATAACAATTACCGGCATTGGCGATAGCGAAGAGATTGTCTTTCTTGGTATGCAAGAAAGCGAAGGTCATAACTACCCAGAGGTTGCCATTTCTGAAGAGTCTGGATTGATCTCTATTCTTACGATCACTGAGAAAAACTTCTATGACACTGCAAAAGATGCTCATCAGTTTACTATCAATGTAGATAATGAAAATTGGGGAAATAAAGGAATTGAAGGCCTGGCCTACGATAAAGTAAATAAAGTGTTTTATGCGGCAAAAGAAATAAAACCGATGGCCATTTTTAAGTTTCAACGACCTGTAGACTCTTCAATTAAAAAAGTAAAACCCACGTTATTATTTTCAGACATTCAATTAAAGAAACACATTTCTGATATCAGTGGACTTTTCTTCAATCAAGAAACAAAGCGCTTAATGATTTTGTCTCATGAAAGCTATTGTTTGCTGGATATGCAAGAGGATGGAAAACTAGTTAGCAAGTATAATTTATCAACGTACATTTCCAAGAAATTATTCAGCTCTTTAAAGTCTCAATTCGAGGGGGTTTCTATTGGGAAAGATGGAGATCTTGTACTAACTTCTGAGCCTTATCATTATCAACAGTTTGACTTATCTGGAAGCAGCTTAAATTACTAA
- a CDS encoding S9 family peptidase: MIKSTFLLLTIMAVNLMAAEPQAPIAEKIPTKLKKHGDTRIDNYFWMRQKNEKVINYLKAENTYTEEVMKDTKDLQTKLYEEMKGRIKEEDETVPYKDGGYLYYSRTQKGDEYSIYCRKKDVAGSFEQILLNVNQMATGLDFIRVTFPKFHPNEQLFAYAVDTKGDRVFTIYFKDMNTGLVLDQKIENVTSNFTWAMSGKVLFYAKHDPKTLRADRIYKYDLDTGKHKLVYNEKDEKFEAMVYKTQAEKYIFISSDSTLSSEVHYIPADQPNAKFKLIAKREKNHEYSVIDGVDRFYIRTNWNAKNFRIMETTLKNPAKKNWTEAIPHRADTYVEGLDVFKDYIVLSERNNGLTKINVLKKGEKSGTYISFPDPAYTVSVDDNAEYDTTKVRYTFLSMNRPYSVFDFDILKNESKLLKEKEVPGYKSSDYTSERVFATATDGTKIPVSLVYKNGTKKDGSAPLFVYGYGSYGISTDPYFSPVRVSLLDRGFVFAIIHVRGGQEMGRAWYDDGKFFKKKNSFTDFIAGTEYLLKEKYGNPKKVFANGGSAGGLLMGAVMNMRPDLYTGIIADVPFVDVVTTMLDSSLPLTTGEYEEWGNPNNKKYYEYMKSYSPYDNVTAQAYPNLLVTTGLNDSQVPFWEPTKWVQKIRDLRTDKTKLLMMKVELEVGHGGKSGRFEYLHEEALAFSFVLKLAGINK; this comes from the coding sequence ATGATCAAATCGACATTTCTTCTATTAACTATTATGGCGGTCAATCTTATGGCAGCAGAACCTCAAGCTCCAATCGCAGAAAAAATTCCTACAAAACTTAAAAAGCACGGCGACACTCGCATCGATAACTATTTCTGGATGAGACAGAAAAATGAAAAAGTGATCAATTATCTGAAAGCTGAGAATACTTATACCGAAGAGGTGATGAAGGATACAAAAGATCTTCAAACCAAACTCTATGAAGAAATGAAAGGAAGAATCAAAGAAGAAGATGAGACTGTTCCTTATAAAGACGGTGGATATCTTTATTACTCAAGAACTCAAAAAGGTGATGAGTATAGTATCTATTGCAGAAAGAAAGATGTGGCAGGATCATTTGAGCAAATTCTATTAAACGTAAATCAAATGGCAACCGGCCTTGATTTCATTCGCGTGACTTTTCCTAAGTTCCACCCGAATGAGCAGTTGTTTGCTTACGCTGTCGACACAAAAGGTGACAGAGTTTTTACAATTTATTTTAAAGATATGAATACGGGACTAGTTCTTGATCAAAAGATTGAAAACGTAACCAGCAACTTTACATGGGCGATGAGTGGAAAGGTTCTGTTCTATGCTAAACATGATCCAAAGACTCTAAGAGCAGATAGAATTTATAAATACGATCTTGATACGGGCAAACATAAATTAGTCTATAACGAAAAAGACGAAAAATTTGAGGCCATGGTTTATAAAACTCAGGCCGAAAAGTATATCTTCATTTCAAGTGACAGTACTTTATCTTCAGAAGTTCACTATATTCCTGCTGATCAACCGAATGCTAAATTTAAACTGATTGCTAAAAGAGAAAAGAATCATGAGTACAGTGTTATTGATGGTGTAGATCGCTTTTATATTCGCACGAATTGGAATGCTAAAAATTTTCGTATTATGGAAACAACTCTAAAGAATCCTGCTAAGAAAAACTGGACTGAAGCTATTCCACACCGTGCAGACACTTATGTTGAAGGACTAGATGTTTTTAAAGACTACATCGTTTTAAGTGAACGCAATAATGGTTTAACAAAAATCAATGTCCTTAAAAAAGGAGAGAAGTCCGGAACTTATATTAGTTTTCCTGATCCTGCTTATACAGTCAGTGTGGATGACAACGCTGAATACGATACAACAAAGGTTCGTTACACATTCTTATCAATGAATAGACCTTATTCAGTATTTGATTTTGATATCCTAAAAAATGAATCGAAGCTTTTAAAGGAAAAAGAAGTTCCAGGTTACAAATCTTCAGACTACACATCTGAGCGCGTGTTTGCGACAGCAACTGATGGAACAAAGATTCCGGTTTCACTGGTTTATAAAAATGGAACAAAGAAAGATGGATCAGCTCCATTATTCGTCTACGGTTACGGTTCATATGGAATAAGCACAGACCCATACTTTTCTCCTGTTCGAGTCAGTCTTCTTGACCGCGGTTTTGTTTTTGCCATTATCCATGTTCGTGGAGGACAGGAAATGGGAAGAGCTTGGTACGATGACGGAAAATTCTTTAAGAAGAAAAATTCTTTCACAGATTTCATTGCTGGAACTGAGTATTTATTAAAAGAGAAATACGGTAACCCTAAAAAGGTGTTCGCCAATGGTGGAAGTGCAGGTGGTTTATTAATGGGGGCAGTGATGAACATGCGCCCTGATCTTTATACTGGAATTATTGCAGATGTCCCTTTCGTTGATGTGGTTACAACCATGCTTGATAGTTCACTGCCATTAACAACTGGTGAATATGAAGAATGGGGAAATCCCAATAACAAAAAGTACTATGAGTACATGAAGAGTTATTCTCCATACGACAATGTCACTGCACAAGCTTATCCAAACCTTTTAGTGACGACTGGCCTTAATGACAGTCAGGTTCCTTTCTGGGAGCCGACAAAGTGGGTACAAAAGATTCGTGATCTAAGAACTGATAAAACGAAACTTCTTATGATGAAAGTTGAATTAGAAGTTGGTCACGGCGGAAAGAGTGGACGATTTGAATACCTTCATGAAGAAGCTCTTGCCTTTTCTTTTGTCTTAAAGCTAGCAGGAATTAATAAATGA
- the mtaB gene encoding tRNA (N(6)-L-threonylcarbamoyladenosine(37)-C(2))-methylthiotransferase MtaB: MENTELNLNNKRVALHTLGCRLNTSETGSIAQGFKDRGYDIVEFGQPADVVFINTCTVTDAADSTCRNLIRKAHGSSPEGKIVVAGCYAQMEPEKIAGMQGVDLVLGNSEKYKVFEYLDEESENAIHVDKSWQFYGAATTTADSHTRAFLKIQDGCNYVCSFCIIPFARGRSRAITVADAVIEAKKLVSQGFKEIVLTGVNIGEYEQASGEKLHDLVAQVLAVDGLERFRLSSVEPNTITDELIEVLKSSPKVLDHFHIPLQSGDDEILKAMRRKYTVADYKRIIGKIMAAFPNAGIGADVIVGFPGETKEQFDNTFNLLKELPMTHFHVFPYSKRKNTTASKMDSHIHSTEKKARVKALNMFGDAKLNLFSEDQIGKRTKVLFERRNKAGHFEGYSSNYVRVQVVTDQNLSNVEREVLITGMDNGKLVGELLQ, from the coding sequence ATGGAAAATACGGAGCTAAATTTAAATAATAAACGTGTGGCCCTTCATACTTTGGGATGCCGTCTTAATACATCTGAGACTGGATCAATCGCTCAAGGCTTTAAAGACCGCGGATACGACATTGTAGAGTTCGGGCAACCGGCAGATGTTGTGTTCATTAATACTTGTACTGTGACAGATGCAGCTGATTCTACCTGCAGAAATCTTATCAGAAAGGCGCATGGATCTTCTCCGGAAGGAAAGATTGTTGTAGCTGGTTGTTACGCTCAAATGGAGCCAGAAAAAATCGCTGGTATGCAGGGAGTGGACCTGGTTCTTGGTAACTCTGAAAAATATAAAGTTTTCGAATACCTTGATGAAGAAAGTGAAAACGCGATTCACGTTGATAAATCTTGGCAATTCTACGGAGCTGCTACGACGACAGCTGATTCTCATACAAGAGCATTCCTGAAAATTCAGGATGGCTGTAATTATGTTTGTTCATTTTGCATTATTCCTTTTGCACGCGGAAGATCGAGAGCGATCACGGTTGCAGATGCTGTTATAGAGGCCAAAAAACTCGTTTCTCAGGGTTTTAAAGAGATTGTCCTTACCGGAGTTAACATTGGTGAGTACGAGCAAGCATCGGGCGAAAAACTGCACGATCTTGTGGCGCAGGTGCTAGCAGTTGATGGATTAGAGAGATTTCGTTTATCAAGTGTTGAGCCAAACACGATTACAGATGAATTAATTGAAGTCTTAAAATCTTCACCAAAGGTTTTAGACCATTTCCATATCCCACTTCAAAGTGGTGACGATGAAATCTTAAAAGCGATGAGAAGAAAATATACTGTCGCTGATTATAAAAGAATCATTGGTAAAATCATGGCCGCTTTCCCGAACGCGGGGATCGGTGCTGACGTTATTGTTGGGTTTCCTGGAGAAACGAAAGAGCAATTCGACAATACTTTTAATTTATTAAAAGAACTTCCGATGACTCACTTCCATGTTTTCCCATACTCTAAGAGAAAAAATACGACGGCTTCGAAAATGGATAGCCATATTCATTCAACTGAGAAGAAAGCACGTGTGAAAGCTCTGAATATGTTCGGGGACGCGAAACTTAATCTATTTTCTGAAGACCAAATCGGGAAGAGAACGAAAGTTCTTTTCGAAAGAAGAAATAAAGCAGGTCATTTTGAAGGATACTCTTCAAATTATGTACGTGTTCAAGTTGTGACTGATCAGAATTTATCTAATGTTGAAAGAGAAGTGTTAATCACTGGCATGGATAATGGAAAATTAGTTGGTGAGCTTCTTCAGTAA